In Actinoplanes derwentensis, the following proteins share a genomic window:
- a CDS encoding endonuclease codes for MTIPPLVGLLAGFIAVLTTPTAASAASLTVAQAISNQTGSSGTVTGYIVGEPTAASTVKFSSFTGDTALAIADSASTTATGSMLYVQITSSYRSSFGLLTNPSLIGKQLTVTGTLTPYFTPHAGLKSPTAMTLGAGSTTSPTATSTATATPTASSTTDTYYANAIGKTGSSLKSSLHTIISTGVTKLSYDGVWEALKVTDQDPSNSSNVRLFYSNISRSKTLNGGDSGDWNREHVWAQSHGDFGTTAGPGTDLHHLRPEDVAVNALRGNLDFDNGGSAASGASGNYYDSDSWEPRTAVKGDVARMLFYMAVRYSGDDAFADLEVNNVTGNGSVPYMGKLSTLIAWHNADPPDTAEKARNQTIYASYQKNRNPFIDHPEWVASVFG; via the coding sequence TTGACCATACCCCCGCTTGTCGGCCTGCTGGCCGGATTCATCGCCGTCCTCACCACGCCGACGGCGGCCTCGGCGGCATCCCTCACGGTCGCGCAGGCGATCAGTAATCAGACCGGTTCCAGCGGCACCGTCACCGGTTACATCGTCGGTGAGCCGACCGCCGCCAGCACCGTCAAGTTCAGCAGCTTCACCGGCGACACCGCCCTCGCCATCGCCGACAGCGCGTCCACGACCGCCACCGGCAGCATGCTGTACGTCCAGATCACCAGCTCCTACCGATCGTCGTTCGGGCTGCTCACCAACCCGTCGCTGATCGGCAAACAGCTGACCGTGACCGGGACGCTCACGCCGTACTTCACGCCGCACGCGGGCCTCAAGTCGCCGACCGCCATGACTCTCGGGGCCGGATCGACCACCAGCCCCACCGCGACGTCCACGGCCACCGCGACCCCGACCGCGTCCAGCACCACGGACACGTACTACGCCAACGCGATCGGCAAGACCGGCTCCAGCCTGAAGTCGTCGCTGCACACCATCATCTCCACCGGCGTGACCAAGCTGTCGTACGACGGTGTATGGGAAGCCCTCAAGGTCACCGACCAGGACCCGTCGAACTCGTCGAACGTGCGGCTGTTCTACTCCAACATCAGCCGCTCCAAGACCCTCAACGGCGGCGACAGCGGCGACTGGAACCGGGAACACGTGTGGGCGCAGTCGCACGGCGACTTCGGCACCACCGCCGGCCCCGGCACCGACCTGCACCACCTGCGTCCCGAAGACGTCGCGGTCAACGCCCTGCGCGGCAACCTCGACTTCGACAACGGCGGCAGCGCGGCCTCCGGCGCCTCCGGCAACTACTACGACTCCGACTCGTGGGAACCCCGCACGGCGGTCAAGGGCGACGTCGCCCGGATGCTGTTCTACATGGCGGTCCGCTACTCCGGTGACGACGCGTTCGCCGACCTCGAGGTCAACAACGTGACCGGCAACGGCAGCGTCCCCTACATGGGCAAGCTGTCCACCCTGATCGCCTGGCACAACGCCGACCCGCCGGACACCGCCGAGAAGGCCCGTAACCAGACGATCTACGCCAGCTACCAGAAGAACCGCAACCCGTTCATCGACCACCCCGAGTGGGTCGCCTCAGTCTTCGGCTGA
- the pip gene encoding prolyl aminopeptidase, which translates to MADRVNDRGFLDVGDGHRVYWEDWGNPAGIPVIVLHGGPGAGFSNSHKALFDPERHHVVFHDQRGCGRSTPFGELRHNTTADLIGDVEALRRHFGWADAHVAGGSWGSTLGLLYALAHPGRVRSLLLWSIYLARKFDDYWVMDGPPRFFLPAEWERFISLVPERHRGDSAAIMRYYADRINDEDQTIARRYAMEWTLWEAALTSLIYDPARNERQASADPGVVAVARIEAHYFTQGCFLPENHLLAEVHALSKLPCTVVQGRFDMCTPPVAAHELARAYGAGLDLQWVNAGHLRTDPEMFSALRRAVHALR; encoded by the coding sequence GTGGCTGATCGGGTGAACGACCGGGGGTTTCTCGACGTCGGGGATGGGCATCGGGTCTACTGGGAGGACTGGGGGAACCCGGCGGGGATTCCCGTCATCGTTCTGCACGGTGGGCCGGGGGCCGGTTTCAGCAACTCGCACAAGGCGCTGTTCGACCCGGAGCGGCATCATGTGGTCTTCCACGATCAGCGTGGGTGCGGGCGGAGCACCCCCTTCGGCGAGCTTCGGCACAACACCACCGCGGACCTGATCGGGGACGTCGAGGCGCTGCGGCGGCACTTCGGCTGGGCGGACGCCCACGTGGCCGGTGGTTCGTGGGGGTCGACGCTGGGGCTGCTGTACGCGCTGGCGCATCCCGGGCGGGTGCGCAGTCTGCTGCTCTGGAGCATCTATCTCGCGCGGAAGTTCGACGACTACTGGGTGATGGACGGGCCGCCGCGGTTCTTTCTGCCGGCCGAATGGGAGCGGTTCATCAGTCTGGTGCCCGAGCGGCACCGGGGCGATTCGGCGGCGATCATGAGGTATTACGCCGACCGGATCAACGACGAGGACCAGACGATCGCCCGGCGGTACGCGATGGAGTGGACGCTCTGGGAGGCGGCCCTGACGTCGCTGATCTACGACCCGGCCCGCAACGAGCGGCAGGCTTCGGCCGATCCGGGCGTCGTCGCCGTCGCGCGTATCGAGGCGCACTACTTCACGCAGGGCTGTTTCCTTCCGGAGAACCACCTCCTCGCCGAGGTGCACGCCCTGTCGAAGCTGCCCTGCACCGTGGTACAGGGCAGATTCGACATGTGCACGCCGCCGGTGGCCGCGCACGAGCTGGCCCGGGCGTACGGCGCCGGGCTGGATCTTCAATGGGTCAACGCCGGTCATCTGCGCACCGACCCGGAGATGTTCTCCGCGCTCCGCCGGGCCGTGCACGCGCTCCGCTGA
- a CDS encoding HAMP domain-containing sensor histidine kinase, giving the protein MSRVPAHRSLIVRLLGTSILIVVLAVGAAAWLAAKTATRAVRQEHGQTLAGDFRIHDTLLGHAATHPGWSGVEPVLRDLAAGTGRRITLTTGDGTLIAASHPGTPLPDRPDAVLDPIGDPIDPRAVGPYRLSEKERAAQRALAENRLACLRAQGIGATLERRPSGRSEVRMTVGKVRAQRDCRFREEVPTRTERAALDQLHQRVNGCLKALHLVEIQFYDADFTWYFRDPTSIANSRDVQNCVDWGRREQLRPFVAAPARLYLSSPARPPVSPFDLSPGSTARIAGVTVFVLCTAIAATLLVGMRLIRPLRTLTAAADGSTDRPVPVAITGNDEIGRLAGAFNDLAARSEHSERLRRTMVDDIAHELRSPLTNIRNWLTAGQDGLADLDQDLLRLLLEEAGLLQHIVDDLSDLADADNGTLTLNRAGHAVGDLLAQVCDAHRRPGVPVTLTVDGDPVAGVDPVRFRQIIGNLLTNALRHTPDGGRVDVRAGVTGGDLVVTVTDTGEGIAAADLSHVFDRFWRADRARARATGGSGLGLSIARRLAQAHDGDVTVTSEPGVGSTFAVRISGARARPGGARRTSPGRCADDRR; this is encoded by the coding sequence ATGAGCCGTGTCCCGGCGCACCGCAGTCTGATCGTACGGCTGCTCGGCACCTCGATCTTGATCGTGGTCCTGGCCGTCGGCGCGGCGGCGTGGCTGGCCGCGAAGACCGCCACCCGTGCCGTGCGGCAGGAACACGGTCAGACCCTCGCCGGTGACTTCCGGATCCATGACACCCTGCTCGGGCACGCCGCCACCCACCCCGGCTGGTCCGGTGTGGAACCGGTGCTGCGCGACCTGGCCGCCGGTACCGGCCGGCGGATCACCCTCACCACCGGGGACGGCACGCTGATCGCCGCCAGCCATCCGGGCACCCCGCTGCCCGACCGGCCGGACGCGGTGCTGGACCCGATCGGCGACCCGATCGATCCGCGCGCGGTCGGCCCGTACCGGCTTTCCGAGAAGGAACGTGCCGCGCAGCGCGCCCTCGCCGAGAACCGCCTGGCCTGTCTGCGGGCTCAGGGCATCGGCGCGACGCTGGAGCGCAGACCGTCGGGGCGCTCGGAGGTCCGGATGACCGTCGGGAAGGTGCGGGCTCAACGGGACTGCCGGTTCCGCGAGGAGGTGCCGACCCGCACCGAACGCGCCGCCCTGGACCAACTGCACCAGCGGGTCAACGGATGCCTGAAAGCGCTGCACCTGGTGGAGATCCAGTTCTACGACGCCGACTTCACCTGGTACTTCCGCGACCCGACGAGCATCGCCAACAGCCGGGACGTGCAGAACTGTGTGGACTGGGGACGGCGGGAACAGCTGCGCCCGTTCGTCGCCGCACCGGCCCGCCTCTACCTCAGCAGCCCCGCCCGGCCACCGGTGTCGCCGTTCGACCTCTCCCCCGGCAGCACCGCGCGGATCGCCGGAGTCACCGTGTTCGTGCTGTGCACCGCGATCGCCGCGACCCTGCTGGTCGGGATGCGCCTGATCCGGCCGCTGCGCACGCTGACCGCGGCCGCCGACGGCTCGACCGACCGCCCGGTCCCGGTGGCGATCACCGGCAACGACGAGATCGGCCGCCTCGCCGGCGCCTTCAACGATCTGGCCGCCCGCAGCGAACACAGCGAACGCCTGCGGCGCACCATGGTCGACGACATCGCCCACGAACTGCGCAGCCCGCTCACCAACATCCGCAACTGGCTGACCGCCGGGCAGGACGGCCTCGCCGACCTGGACCAGGACCTGCTCCGCCTGTTGCTGGAGGAGGCCGGGCTGCTCCAGCACATCGTCGACGACCTGTCCGATCTGGCCGACGCCGACAACGGCACCCTGACCCTGAACCGGGCCGGGCACGCCGTCGGCGATCTCCTCGCGCAGGTGTGTGACGCCCATCGCCGGCCCGGCGTACCCGTCACCCTGACCGTCGACGGCGACCCGGTGGCCGGCGTCGACCCGGTCCGGTTCCGGCAGATCATCGGCAACCTGCTGACCAACGCGCTCCGGCACACCCCGGACGGCGGCCGGGTCGACGTGCGTGCCGGTGTGACCGGCGGCGATCTGGTGGTCACCGTCACGGACACCGGCGAGGGCATCGCCGCGGCTGACCTGTCGCACGTCTTCGACCGGTTCTGGCGTGCCGACCGGGCCCGTGCCCGCGCCACCGGCGGCAGCGGCCTCGGCCTGTCGATCGCCCGCCGGCTGGCCCAGGCCCACGACGGCGACGTCACCGTCACCAGCGAACCGGGCGTGGGCAGCACCTTCGCCGTGCGGATCAGCGGAGCGCGTGCACGGCCCGGCGGAGCGCGGAGAACATCTCCGGGTCGGTGCGCAGATGACCGGCGTTGA
- a CDS encoding response regulator transcription factor encodes MPERILIAEDDPRQAEIVRRYLQAAGWDPVVVTDGRAAITAVRQRMPDLLVLDVLMPEIDGRDVCRVLRVDHDLPILMLTARSSADDRVQGLELGADDYLTKPYDPRELVARVRSLLRRAAARPPAETGLRVGALTVDTAGHTVKINDTTISCTRGEFAILAVLAAEPGRVFSRRQLVERISGLDRNATDRGIDMHVSNLRRKLDPGFLVTVHGVGYKLVDGALG; translated from the coding sequence GTGCCCGAGCGAATCCTGATCGCCGAGGACGATCCCCGGCAGGCCGAGATCGTCCGTCGTTATCTGCAGGCGGCCGGCTGGGATCCGGTGGTGGTCACCGACGGCCGGGCCGCGATCACCGCGGTCCGGCAGCGGATGCCGGACCTGCTGGTCCTCGACGTGCTGATGCCGGAGATCGACGGCCGGGACGTGTGCCGGGTGCTGCGGGTCGATCACGATCTGCCGATCCTGATGCTCACCGCCCGGTCGAGTGCCGACGACCGGGTGCAGGGGCTGGAGCTGGGCGCGGACGACTACCTGACCAAACCCTACGATCCGCGTGAACTGGTCGCCCGGGTGCGATCGCTGCTGCGCCGGGCCGCGGCCAGGCCGCCCGCCGAGACCGGGCTGCGGGTGGGTGCGCTCACCGTCGACACCGCCGGTCACACCGTCAAGATCAACGACACCACGATTTCCTGTACGCGGGGCGAGTTCGCGATCCTGGCCGTGCTCGCCGCCGAACCGGGCCGGGTGTTCAGCCGCCGTCAGCTCGTCGAGCGCATCAGCGGGCTGGACCGCAACGCCACCGACCGGGGCATCGACATGCACGTGAGCAACCTGCGGCGCAAGCTGGACCCGGGCTTCCTGGTGACGGTGCACGGGGTCGGGTACAAGCTGGTAGACGGCGCGCTCGGATGA